In a single window of the Arthrobacter globiformis genome:
- a CDS encoding arginase family protein, with amino-acid sequence MLDAPLHSADRKKDATLMVTAEHPDPEESKTLRLLWPQWQGAAPQTVAELVPELPLHAAQTGYSLGSSILNALLPTGGGTTVHVPVSEQNGDTDPQGGIIARQLVLAQLREAVSLIEQAQPEKIVTLGGECSVSIAPFAYLAEKYGDDMAVVWLDAHADCTLPSDPYDAYHAMALAHLTGHGDSEFIDALPATVNASNAAIAGVHAWTDWDRPNAHAWGIESFSAQQLNDDTEPLLSWLKATGCSRVAVHLDLDVVDSNEIIFGLGMEPNGLSRTALIRTLTELSQVADLVAVTVAEYVPRQVIAVRELLASLPLP; translated from the coding sequence GTGCTGGATGCGCCTCTGCATTCAGCAGATCGAAAGAAAGATGCGACCTTGATGGTGACAGCAGAACACCCTGACCCGGAAGAATCGAAGACGCTGCGGCTCCTGTGGCCGCAATGGCAAGGGGCTGCTCCGCAAACTGTAGCCGAGCTGGTGCCCGAGCTGCCGCTGCATGCCGCGCAGACGGGTTATAGCCTCGGGTCTTCAATTCTGAACGCGCTGCTCCCAACCGGAGGCGGCACCACCGTCCATGTGCCGGTTTCAGAACAAAATGGGGACACCGACCCTCAGGGCGGAATCATTGCCCGGCAACTTGTCCTGGCACAACTGCGTGAAGCCGTCAGTCTGATTGAGCAGGCTCAGCCAGAGAAGATTGTCACGCTTGGAGGTGAATGCTCAGTCAGCATTGCACCCTTCGCTTACCTCGCCGAGAAATATGGCGATGACATGGCCGTAGTGTGGCTTGACGCGCACGCCGACTGCACCCTGCCAAGCGATCCTTACGATGCTTATCACGCCATGGCACTTGCACATTTGACGGGTCACGGCGATTCGGAATTTATCGACGCGCTGCCTGCAACAGTCAACGCATCCAATGCGGCAATTGCCGGAGTGCACGCATGGACTGATTGGGACCGGCCCAACGCCCATGCATGGGGCATCGAGAGCTTCAGCGCCCAACAGCTCAACGACGATACTGAACCTCTACTTTCCTGGCTGAAGGCAACGGGTTGTTCGCGGGTCGCAGTGCATCTCGACCTCGACGTTGTTGACAGCAACGAGATCATCTTCGGTCTGGGAATGGAACCAAACGGCCTTAGCCGTACGGCGCTCATTCGTACTCTGACCGAGCTGTC
- a CDS encoding VOC family protein, whose translation MSSQPVPASQAGDMPAKPARGIPTARNVDHMGLTVPDLDAAIGFFVEHLGCEVAWRIGPFQSSGTSWMTDNLNVHADASCDIAMLRMGPTFNIELFQYQSPDQVQTLPKNSDWGGSHLAIYVDDIVAAVNYLRDVPGVVLQGEPKNVTDGGPTDGNRWCYFQTPWGQQMELISPTRPLGYERVTDVRMAPPAPDWAARHPYK comes from the coding sequence TTGAGTTCACAACCAGTACCTGCGTCGCAAGCGGGCGATATGCCTGCCAAACCGGCCCGGGGAATTCCCACAGCCCGGAATGTCGACCACATGGGGTTGACCGTTCCTGATTTGGATGCAGCCATCGGATTCTTCGTTGAGCATTTGGGATGTGAGGTTGCATGGCGAATTGGCCCGTTCCAGTCGAGCGGGACGTCATGGATGACGGACAACCTCAACGTTCACGCTGACGCTTCCTGCGACATCGCTATGCTTCGCATGGGGCCGACCTTCAACATCGAGCTCTTCCAGTATCAGTCGCCTGACCAAGTGCAGACACTGCCCAAAAATAGCGACTGGGGAGGGAGCCATTTAGCAATCTATGTCGACGATATAGTTGCCGCAGTCAATTACCTTCGCGACGTCCCTGGTGTAGTCCTCCAGGGAGAGCCAAAGAATGTTACGGATGGTGGCCCGACTGACGGCAACCGCTGGTGCTATTTTCAGACCCCATGGGGACAGCAGATGGAGTTGATTTCACCGACGCGGCCGTTGGGCTACGAGCGTGTAACAGACGTGCGGATGGCCCCGCCTGCACCTGACTGGGCCGCGAGACACCCGTACAAATAA
- a CDS encoding EthD family reductase: protein MYKLIFVTKRKAGLSQEEYFQHYAEVHFPLATAIPGLISYNQMPIVHGAWYGSDSFPDYDAVSEYTFESKEAADLAYASPEGIALNEDTGEFIDWDTVLTIPVEVNQSHTAAKHWVKNRVHQE from the coding sequence ATGTACAAGCTGATTTTTGTTACTAAGCGCAAGGCGGGGCTCAGCCAAGAGGAATACTTTCAGCATTACGCGGAAGTTCATTTCCCATTGGCAACGGCAATACCGGGATTGATCTCATACAATCAGATGCCGATAGTGCATGGTGCATGGTATGGATCAGACTCCTTTCCAGACTACGATGCCGTCTCCGAATACACATTTGAGTCAAAAGAAGCAGCAGACCTCGCCTATGCGTCACCTGAAGGAATTGCACTGAATGAGGATACAGGTGAATTCATCGATTGGGACACCGTCCTCACTATTCCTGTGGAAGTAAACCAGTCTCATACTGCTGCCAAGCACTGGGTCAAGAACCGCGTGCACCAAGAGTAA
- a CDS encoding ABC transporter permease, translating to MTATKIVESKALKKSAPRARRNPFAAYGIVIFLVLIIVAFSVLSPSFARFDNVRLLLANLAIPGILALAAILPLTVGEFDLSLGATLGFSAITSLTLANSGLPLPVVILLTLIVGAVIGAFNAVLVIVFRVNAFIATLGVATLLAGGNLLLTNSSLLTLKVPQFALLTTTRVGGIQVVLAYLVVAALILWLVMEKTPFGRYSRATGLGRSAATLSGINTSRYLALAFILGSILAALAGLLQASRAGSAPPSLGPDFLLPAYAAAFLGATTIRPGLFNVWGTVVGVILLAVGSNGLTLLGAQTWVTNAFNGSALILSVAVSGFVSRKRKRA from the coding sequence ATGACAGCAACCAAAATCGTGGAGTCGAAGGCTTTGAAAAAGTCCGCACCACGAGCTCGCAGAAACCCCTTCGCTGCGTACGGCATCGTGATCTTCCTGGTGTTGATCATTGTCGCATTCAGCGTTCTCTCCCCATCATTCGCGCGGTTCGACAACGTGCGGCTGCTGCTTGCCAACCTGGCTATCCCGGGAATCTTGGCTCTTGCCGCGATTTTGCCACTGACGGTGGGCGAGTTTGATCTTTCACTGGGTGCCACTTTGGGCTTCAGTGCCATAACATCTCTCACTTTGGCAAACAGCGGCCTCCCTCTCCCGGTGGTAATTCTGTTGACGCTGATCGTAGGCGCGGTAATTGGAGCCTTCAATGCCGTGCTGGTCATTGTTTTCCGGGTCAACGCCTTTATCGCGACCCTGGGTGTGGCCACATTACTTGCGGGCGGCAATTTGTTGCTGACAAATAGCTCCTTGCTGACGCTGAAAGTACCGCAGTTTGCACTCCTCACGACCACGCGCGTCGGCGGTATCCAGGTCGTCCTCGCCTATCTTGTCGTCGCTGCGCTCATCCTGTGGTTGGTCATGGAGAAGACTCCCTTCGGCAGGTACTCGCGCGCGACGGGACTGGGCCGAAGTGCCGCGACGCTGTCCGGCATCAACACCAGCCGCTACTTGGCACTTGCATTCATTCTCGGGTCCATCTTGGCGGCGCTTGCGGGGTTGCTGCAGGCTTCCCGCGCTGGGAGTGCTCCACCCTCCCTCGGACCAGATTTTCTCCTGCCCGCATATGCGGCGGCGTTCCTTGGCGCCACGACCATTCGCCCGGGCTTGTTCAACGTTTGGGGAACTGTCGTCGGCGTGATCCTTCTCGCTGTAGGCTCCAATGGCCTCACACTTCTTGGTGCCCAGACGTGGGTAACAAACGCATTCAACGGATCCGCGCTCATTCTTTCCGTTGCCGTATCCGGCTTCGTTTCTCGCAAGCGCAAGAGAGCTTAG
- a CDS encoding sugar ABC transporter ATP-binding protein, whose protein sequence is MEASVSHIQLALSGISKTFNGQKALDDVSFSIPKGSITALLGMNGSGKSTIIKILAGIYAPDPGGTLEVAEETVELPLTPHISHQRGFRFLHQDLGLIPELSIADNFAFADSFRRWNGTPLISSQLQNEHVSQALAFFDIHEHPETLVGALDPSTRTMVGIARLLQDEGALSPEVLSRHILVLDEPTASLPAEEVERVLSVLERVRDLGGTVVYVSHRTDEVRRIADRVVVLRDGKVVAEQSLGSLDSAGIVSLILGKALEEVLTEDHEPARGPALMALSGIRASRLRDISFTIHAGEVLGIAGLAGCGRSELTRVLTGAQTHTSGEMVLQGKPYDPKTPQYAVQRGVASVPQNRRADGCIVDMTVRENVTLGRLGSFVNRAQLLEPQRELAESVRQIEEFSVKPADPEATMANLSGGNQQKVVVARASSQAKHLMVLDEPTQGVDALAKQEICTSLRAMASTGIAVAVGSSDFQELAAVCDRVLILDRGHLVAEVEGQYLTEANLTTLSSRGNTSGKQF, encoded by the coding sequence ATGGAAGCATCCGTCAGCCACATCCAGTTGGCGTTGAGCGGTATCTCCAAGACCTTCAACGGGCAAAAGGCACTAGATGACGTCAGCTTCTCCATCCCGAAAGGCTCCATAACAGCGCTGCTCGGTATGAACGGTTCCGGCAAATCGACAATAATCAAGATCCTGGCAGGCATATATGCACCAGATCCAGGCGGAACACTCGAAGTTGCGGAAGAAACCGTAGAGCTTCCCCTGACGCCGCACATATCCCATCAGCGGGGGTTCCGGTTTCTGCACCAGGACCTCGGACTGATCCCAGAGCTGTCAATTGCCGACAACTTCGCATTCGCAGACAGCTTTCGCCGATGGAATGGGACTCCGCTAATCAGTTCACAACTACAGAACGAACATGTTTCTCAAGCTCTGGCATTTTTCGACATCCACGAGCACCCGGAAACCTTGGTCGGAGCACTAGATCCGTCCACCAGAACAATGGTCGGCATTGCTCGCCTGCTTCAGGACGAGGGGGCCCTGAGCCCGGAAGTGCTCTCCCGCCACATTCTTGTTCTGGATGAACCCACAGCGTCCTTACCCGCTGAGGAGGTCGAGCGCGTACTGTCCGTCCTGGAGCGTGTCCGGGACTTGGGCGGCACCGTGGTCTATGTCAGTCACAGAACTGATGAGGTTCGTCGGATCGCCGACCGTGTCGTTGTCCTGCGAGACGGAAAGGTTGTGGCCGAACAGTCGCTCGGGTCGCTTGACTCAGCAGGTATCGTTTCGCTGATCCTTGGGAAGGCCTTAGAAGAAGTGCTGACGGAAGACCATGAGCCGGCGCGAGGGCCGGCCCTGATGGCTCTCTCCGGAATCCGGGCGAGCCGCCTGAGGGACATCAGCTTCACTATCCATGCCGGTGAAGTGCTGGGGATCGCGGGCTTGGCCGGGTGTGGAAGGAGTGAATTGACCCGCGTCCTGACAGGTGCGCAAACCCACACAAGCGGGGAGATGGTCCTTCAGGGTAAACCCTATGATCCAAAGACTCCGCAATACGCCGTACAGCGGGGAGTGGCATCCGTTCCCCAGAACCGGCGGGCGGACGGCTGCATCGTCGATATGACCGTGAGGGAGAACGTTACTCTCGGCCGCCTTGGCTCTTTCGTGAACCGAGCCCAACTGCTTGAACCACAGCGCGAGCTTGCGGAATCAGTACGCCAGATCGAAGAATTCTCCGTTAAACCGGCCGATCCGGAGGCGACCATGGCGAACTTGTCCGGCGGAAATCAACAAAAGGTAGTCGTCGCTCGCGCCTCATCGCAGGCAAAGCATCTGATGGTTCTGGACGAGCCAACCCAGGGTGTCGACGCCTTGGCTAAACAGGAAATATGCACCTCGTTGCGGGCTATGGCGTCCACAGGCATCGCCGTAGCTGTAGGTTCGAGCGATTTCCAGGAACTTGCCGCAGTTTGTGACAGGGTCCTCATTCTCGACCGCGGCCATCTTGTGGCCGAAGTCGAAGGCCAGTACCTAACGGAGGCCAACCTCACAACCCTCAGCAGCCGTGGAAACACTTCCGGCAAGCAATTCTAG
- a CDS encoding sugar ABC transporter substrate-binding protein — MKLGRIAAASLAALTLTLTACSGAETSAGSASSVDQKGLEAATALVNQYKASVSEKELPTGTNKVQPGKFVITVPCAYAAENCKRGVDAFAEAAKAVGWRTQMIDPAGDPNAARAAVQQAINLKADGIFFLAGSPGGLASDLAEARQRGIKTINVEGGGNEPGQFDVNIEPSPEGMGRLLAAQITVQSKGTAKVLLVNDPEFQAVAKIHEGLVNGLKEFCSGCTTTDDISFQIADLSTGLPTQFESALAAHPETDYVWASYDAAGASIRPVIQRSANGDNIKMVSTDGLEANLADVKAGGIQSADVAASSPWLAYQSLDTMNTLFKGGKADLNIAGPYKLVTKDNITTIPWDGDVDWKSAYLNRWK; from the coding sequence ATGAAACTTGGACGTATCGCGGCCGCATCGCTTGCCGCCCTTACGCTTACCCTGACCGCCTGCTCAGGCGCCGAAACTAGCGCAGGATCCGCCAGCTCAGTGGACCAGAAAGGACTCGAAGCTGCCACAGCACTGGTCAACCAGTACAAGGCGTCGGTCTCCGAAAAGGAGCTGCCCACTGGAACCAACAAGGTCCAACCGGGCAAGTTCGTCATAACTGTCCCGTGCGCCTACGCAGCGGAGAACTGCAAGCGTGGCGTGGACGCCTTCGCCGAGGCCGCAAAGGCGGTGGGGTGGAGGACCCAGATGATTGACCCTGCTGGAGATCCCAACGCTGCGCGCGCCGCGGTACAGCAGGCGATCAACCTCAAGGCCGACGGCATTTTCTTCTTGGCGGGTTCTCCGGGCGGACTGGCCTCTGACCTGGCAGAGGCCCGCCAGCGGGGAATCAAGACCATCAATGTGGAAGGTGGCGGAAACGAGCCGGGGCAGTTTGATGTCAACATTGAACCCTCGCCTGAAGGCATGGGACGTCTGCTGGCCGCCCAAATTACCGTCCAGAGCAAGGGCACGGCCAAAGTCCTTCTCGTCAATGACCCGGAGTTCCAGGCCGTGGCTAAGATTCACGAAGGTCTTGTAAACGGCCTAAAGGAATTCTGCAGTGGCTGCACCACCACTGATGACATCAGCTTCCAGATCGCTGACCTGTCGACCGGCCTCCCGACGCAGTTTGAATCAGCGCTGGCCGCCCATCCCGAGACTGATTACGTCTGGGCGAGTTACGATGCAGCCGGCGCGAGCATCCGACCGGTCATCCAGCGCAGCGCGAACGGCGACAACATCAAAATGGTTTCCACGGATGGGTTGGAGGCCAACCTTGCCGATGTGAAGGCTGGCGGAATCCAGTCCGCGGACGTCGCTGCGAGCTCCCCCTGGCTTGCCTACCAGTCTCTGGACACCATGAACACGCTGTTCAAGGGTGGCAAGGCGGATCTCAATATCGCGGGACCCTACAAGCTTGTCACGAAAGACAACATCACCACCATCCCCTGGGATGGCGACGTCGACTGGAAGTCCGCTTACTTGAATCGTTGGAAGTAG
- a CDS encoding nuclear transport factor 2 family protein, translating into MTETNTDSGTCSPAWAHAAGFLNLQNPSAVPATIEELADRDLARESALRYSYAYDERRLEVLRSLLTDDAKFSISIAGSDVQSVEGRDTVVEWLSEIMDSQDDQRRHLVSNVIIEEISADRAVVVTYLAVFSIRDSAHLATTGFYRFELEKQDTVWRISHIFDGLDRPF; encoded by the coding sequence ATGACTGAAACCAATACCGACTCCGGCACGTGTTCGCCGGCCTGGGCCCACGCCGCGGGCTTCCTGAATCTTCAGAACCCGTCCGCGGTTCCCGCAACGATAGAGGAACTTGCGGATCGTGATCTGGCGCGGGAAAGTGCCCTCCGCTACAGCTATGCGTACGACGAACGACGCCTGGAGGTGCTGCGAAGCCTCCTTACCGACGATGCCAAATTCTCGATTAGCATCGCTGGTTCTGACGTGCAGTCAGTCGAGGGTCGCGACACCGTTGTGGAATGGCTGTCGGAAATTATGGACAGCCAAGACGATCAGCGCCGGCACCTCGTCAGCAATGTAATCATCGAGGAGATATCGGCGGATCGGGCCGTTGTCGTCACCTACCTCGCCGTCTTCAGCATTCGCGACTCCGCGCACCTTGCCACGACAGGGTTCTACCGGTTTGAGCTGGAAAAGCAGGACACCGTTTGGCGTATCAGCCACATCTTCGACGGCCTGGACCGTCCCTTCTAA
- a CDS encoding SDR family NAD(P)-dependent oxidoreductase, which produces MKELQGQVAVVTGAGQGIGRGIAQVLARHGANVVLTDLDEERAQVAAEEIKSVGGSALAVQQNVLDLESSVRVQESAIDNFGKFDILVNNAGVAIQKPFDEVTEKDWDLINDINSKALFFACQAAGKHFRSQRAGKIVNVASFCGKQAILEYAPYNASKFSVVGITQTLALELGPYGVNVNAVCPGVVKTPMWEALPPEQWAMQEEKIPLRRGQTAEDIGEAVAFLASERARSITGASVPITGGLAMW; this is translated from the coding sequence ATGAAAGAACTCCAAGGCCAAGTAGCAGTCGTCACCGGGGCGGGGCAGGGAATTGGGAGGGGTATCGCTCAGGTTCTCGCCCGACATGGAGCGAATGTCGTACTCACGGATCTTGATGAAGAACGTGCCCAGGTCGCGGCCGAGGAAATTAAGTCAGTCGGAGGGTCCGCTCTGGCTGTGCAGCAAAATGTCCTGGATCTTGAATCCAGCGTCCGTGTCCAAGAGTCTGCTATCGATAATTTCGGAAAGTTTGACATCTTGGTGAATAATGCCGGGGTCGCCATTCAGAAACCATTCGATGAGGTGACTGAGAAGGACTGGGACCTCATCAACGATATCAACAGCAAGGCCTTGTTCTTCGCATGTCAGGCCGCTGGCAAGCACTTTCGAAGCCAGAGGGCAGGCAAAATCGTCAACGTGGCGTCGTTTTGTGGCAAGCAGGCAATTCTTGAATATGCCCCCTACAACGCTTCCAAGTTCTCCGTGGTTGGTATCACACAGACTCTGGCGCTTGAACTTGGGCCTTATGGCGTCAATGTGAACGCGGTGTGCCCCGGTGTTGTAAAAACTCCTATGTGGGAGGCACTTCCCCCCGAGCAGTGGGCAATGCAGGAAGAGAAAATACCCCTCCGGCGCGGACAAACTGCGGAGGACATCGGGGAAGCCGTTGCCTTCCTTGCTTCAGAGCGAGCCAGGAGTATCACGGGCGCCAGTGTGCCAATCACGGGCGGACTGGCTATGTGGTAA
- a CDS encoding GntR family transcriptional regulator, whose protein sequence is MKAGGPSGAKTALAYNHVKRRILEGTYSPGYRLVLEQISREASVSTVPVREALRRLEAEGYVVYNHNAGARVAELDAASYDAIQQVIAVLEGAATASAAPFVTGEALAQAKVLNEEMRRCRELFDAEGFMELNGKFHDLLCGPCQNERLLELLNGERSRMSILRQPTLGIILRLAEQFIDDHDRLIALIAVDPYSTDIQMLAQAHKQRILEAVRSATATAQTKGGKEELVGQV, encoded by the coding sequence ATGAAAGCGGGCGGACCCTCCGGAGCAAAGACTGCTCTCGCCTATAACCACGTCAAGCGCCGGATTCTGGAGGGTACGTACTCCCCCGGGTATCGACTTGTCCTTGAACAAATCTCCCGTGAGGCAAGCGTCAGTACAGTACCTGTAAGAGAAGCGCTAAGGCGACTCGAAGCTGAAGGGTATGTCGTTTACAACCACAACGCGGGAGCCCGGGTAGCGGAACTGGACGCAGCCTCTTATGACGCGATTCAGCAGGTTATAGCCGTCCTTGAAGGTGCCGCTACAGCAAGCGCTGCGCCCTTTGTCACTGGCGAGGCGCTAGCGCAGGCGAAGGTGCTGAATGAGGAGATGCGCCGCTGCCGCGAGTTATTTGACGCTGAAGGATTCATGGAGCTTAACGGCAAGTTTCACGACCTGCTATGCGGCCCTTGCCAGAACGAGCGGTTGCTTGAACTACTCAACGGTGAGCGGAGTCGGATGAGCATCCTCCGCCAGCCAACTCTTGGCATTATCCTCCGTCTTGCAGAGCAGTTCATTGACGACCACGACAGGTTGATAGCGTTGATCGCTGTCGATCCCTACAGCACGGACATCCAGATGCTCGCCCAGGCACACAAGCAAAGAATTCTCGAAGCTGTCCGATCAGCCACGGCTACCGCTCAGACTAAGGGTGGCAAGGAAGAATTGGTGGGGCAGGTTTGA
- a CDS encoding purine-cytosine permease family protein — protein MQPQPRDSIVEARSFDFIPEGERHGTVRTQVQFWFMVNATLITLFTGAVGPSMGLGLSWALLAIILGSVFGTLFQAFHGAQGPHMGLPQMIQSRVQFGSRGAVLPLAAATVVQFGFAVFFIQTGASSLAAITVDQIGLFDVVIGAVAVLVAIVGYNLLLRIEKIASYLTLANLVLLTIAAIVVLPIGTMLSNSAFEPVPFLAQFGAAATYQIAIAPIVSDYTRYLPSKTKGRAVSAAVFGGTMVSAVWLESLGAALAIAMPKADVITAIHDMGDSFGFGLGTATMALAVISCLITCSLSFYSGSVSFLSALEAFRTMTSSSKVRAITIAAAGVIVIAATLLLPPDFLGAFAAFLSILGYFLIPWTAVNLTDYYIVRRGRYSITDILKPDGGIYGRWGVPGIISYTLGFICMVPFFSTAIYAGPVATALGGADIAFAIGLAVSSGTYLLLTRHRDFSPEFNAVREAPLNTMDESPSVTRITT, from the coding sequence ATGCAGCCACAGCCACGCGACAGTATTGTCGAAGCCCGGTCGTTCGACTTTATTCCAGAAGGGGAGCGCCACGGCACAGTCCGTACGCAGGTCCAGTTCTGGTTCATGGTCAATGCCACCCTCATCACCCTTTTCACCGGCGCCGTAGGCCCCTCGATGGGGCTTGGCCTTTCCTGGGCCCTGCTTGCCATCATCCTGGGCAGCGTGTTTGGCACGCTGTTCCAAGCATTCCATGGCGCCCAAGGGCCTCACATGGGCTTACCTCAGATGATTCAGTCCCGTGTTCAGTTCGGCTCACGCGGAGCTGTACTCCCCCTAGCCGCAGCCACAGTTGTTCAGTTCGGCTTCGCTGTCTTCTTCATTCAAACAGGCGCCTCGTCCCTCGCAGCTATCACTGTTGACCAGATCGGTCTTTTCGACGTCGTCATTGGTGCGGTAGCCGTCCTTGTGGCGATCGTTGGATACAACCTCCTCTTGCGCATCGAGAAGATCGCGTCGTACCTCACTCTTGCCAACCTTGTCCTGCTCACTATCGCTGCTATCGTAGTGCTCCCGATCGGCACCATGCTCAGTAACAGCGCATTCGAGCCAGTCCCGTTCCTCGCCCAATTCGGGGCGGCCGCAACATATCAGATCGCGATCGCCCCAATCGTCTCGGACTACACCCGGTACCTTCCTTCAAAGACGAAGGGAAGGGCAGTGTCGGCCGCCGTCTTCGGCGGCACGATGGTCTCGGCCGTATGGCTCGAGTCGTTAGGCGCTGCCTTGGCTATCGCCATGCCGAAGGCGGACGTCATCACCGCCATCCACGACATGGGAGACTCCTTTGGGTTCGGACTCGGAACAGCGACGATGGCTCTGGCAGTCATCTCATGCCTCATCACGTGCTCCCTCTCCTTCTACAGCGGCAGCGTCTCTTTCCTGAGCGCCCTCGAGGCATTTCGGACGATGACATCAAGCTCCAAGGTACGAGCGATCACTATCGCTGCTGCGGGAGTGATCGTCATCGCGGCCACTCTCCTGCTTCCCCCGGACTTTTTGGGTGCCTTCGCGGCCTTCCTGAGCATCCTCGGATACTTCCTGATCCCCTGGACGGCCGTTAACCTTACCGACTACTACATCGTCCGTCGGGGCCGCTACTCCATCACAGACATCCTTAAGCCCGATGGCGGAATCTACGGTCGTTGGGGGGTCCCCGGTATCATCAGCTACACCCTCGGATTTATCTGCATGGTCCCCTTCTTCAGCACTGCCATCTACGCCGGTCCGGTCGCCACCGCCCTCGGCGGGGCAGATATCGCCTTCGCAATAGGACTGGCAGTGTCCTCCGGCACATACCTGCTGCTCACCCGCCACCGCGACTTCTCACCTGAGTTCAATGCCGTCCGGGAAGCCCCGCTCAACACTATGGACGAATCACCGTCTGTGACTCGGATTACAACCTAA
- a CDS encoding VOC family protein, with protein sequence MIQNPLSAEQSEGEILNLPRYRPHHTAISVRDLATSLSFYTGLGFEEINRAEFDGATLVHLQLEEYALELFAYEKNRQLPPLTPGFGNDLDVLGIKHLALATDDIQGTLADLCSRGLADESIEIGALPDGKAQWVFIQDPDGLWVEFIQEDRFSIYSQPWSDSNRSSSQAVRKG encoded by the coding sequence GTGATTCAAAATCCGCTGTCGGCTGAACAATCAGAAGGAGAAATTTTAAACTTGCCTAGATACCGACCACACCACACAGCGATTTCTGTTCGTGACCTTGCCACCTCCCTAAGCTTCTACACGGGGTTGGGATTTGAAGAGATCAACAGGGCGGAGTTCGACGGCGCCACTCTCGTTCATCTTCAGCTCGAAGAGTATGCGCTCGAACTATTTGCCTATGAGAAAAACAGGCAACTGCCGCCACTAACGCCAGGCTTCGGAAATGACTTGGACGTCCTAGGGATAAAGCATCTCGCCTTGGCAACAGACGATATCCAAGGGACCTTGGCCGACCTATGCAGCAGGGGATTGGCCGATGAGAGCATCGAAATCGGGGCCCTGCCTGATGGCAAGGCTCAATGGGTCTTCATTCAGGACCCAGACGGACTTTGGGTTGAGTTCATCCAGGAGGACAGGTTCTCCATCTACTCTCAGCCCTGGTCTGACTCCAACCGATCCTCATCACAAGCAGTCAGGAAAGGCTGA
- a CDS encoding SDR family NAD(P)-dependent oxidoreductase yields MEDRRSHRRPRPSLLTGELQDLYVNARVSSPTKPLAGKVAVVTEAGQGIGRGIADVLAADGAAVVVTGLQLSHAQESAEAIRARGQQATCFRQDVLDLSSTAEVLARAEEAFGSVDILVNNAGAAHQTPFLPVTERSWDFINDINAKAVFFACQAAGDYFEARGAGKIVNIAPMPGKSPMDEHSAYKALKFSVIGITQSAAIELAKHNVNVNAVCPGIVRTPIWDNSDPQQWDRQVGGIPLGRGHYCEDIGHAVAFLASERAKNITGASLAVNGGFQIW; encoded by the coding sequence GTGGAAGATCGACGAAGCCATCGACGCCCTCGACCGTCCCTTCTGACCGGCGAACTCCAGGATCTATATGTGAATGCAAGGGTCAGTTCCCCGACCAAACCCCTCGCGGGCAAGGTCGCGGTCGTTACGGAAGCCGGTCAAGGTATAGGCCGGGGCATCGCCGATGTGTTAGCGGCAGATGGGGCAGCTGTAGTTGTGACAGGGCTCCAGCTATCCCACGCACAGGAAAGTGCGGAGGCAATCCGAGCGCGAGGGCAGCAGGCAACGTGCTTCAGGCAGGATGTGCTGGACCTGTCCTCCACGGCGGAGGTTTTAGCCCGGGCAGAAGAAGCATTTGGATCGGTGGATATCCTCGTCAACAATGCCGGTGCTGCCCACCAGACACCCTTTCTGCCGGTGACAGAGAGAAGCTGGGACTTCATCAACGACATAAATGCCAAGGCGGTCTTTTTTGCCTGTCAGGCCGCCGGCGACTACTTTGAAGCCCGCGGCGCCGGCAAGATCGTAAACATCGCTCCGATGCCGGGCAAAAGTCCCATGGACGAGCACTCGGCCTACAAAGCGTTGAAGTTTTCCGTTATTGGGATCACCCAATCCGCGGCAATTGAACTGGCCAAGCACAACGTGAACGTCAACGCGGTTTGCCCTGGCATTGTACGGACCCCCATCTGGGACAACTCGGACCCACAACAGTGGGACCGACAAGTGGGGGGCATCCCGCTGGGTCGTGGGCACTACTGCGAAGACATCGGCCACGCCGTGGCGTTCCTGGCCTCAGAGCGGGCCAAGAACATCACGGGCGCTTCGCTCGCGGTCAATGGAGGGTTCCAGATCTGGTGA